From the genome of Bartonella sp. M0283:
TGATTTCTTTTACGCCGGCGTCAACAAGTTCACGTGCCTCACTCATGATCTGGTCTAGCGGACGGGAAACTTCCGACCCGCGCGTGTAAGGTACCACGCAGAATGTACAAAATTTGTCACAGCCTTCCTGAACTGTTAAAAATGCGGTAACCCCCCGCTTCTGGACAGCCCGCCGATTATGGTGTGGAAGATGGGCAAATTTATCTTCAACTGCATATTCGGTTTCAACAACCTTTTGTCCTTCACGGACCTTGCGCAACAATTCAGGCAACCGGTGGTAAGTTTGTGGCCCTACAACCAAATCGACGGTTGGTGCGCGGCGCAAAATTTCGGCCCCTTCGGCTTGAGCAACGCAACCTGTAACACCTATTGTTAATGGCCGCGAAGGATCTCTTTCTTCGCGCATAACTCTTAAACGGCCGAGATCGGAATAAAGTTTTTCAGCCGCTTTTTCACGGATATGACATGTATTGAGCAATATAAGATCAGCATCGTCGGGAGTTTCTGTTGCCACATACCCCTCGCTGTCAAGACTGTCGCCCATGCGTTCACTATCATAGACATTCATCTGACAGCCATAAGTCTTAATAAAGACCTTGCGGCTATTGCCGATTTTTTTGTTTGCTTCGCTCATAGGATATTTTTAACCGGTTTTCTGGTAAATCTCAATCTTTTTGCTGAATGGTTCTACGCATGATCAAGGCATCACTATGACCTTTGTCTGTTTTGTAATAACCGGGTCGACGGCCGACTTCATAGAAACCGAAACCTTTATAGAGTGCAAGTGCCGCGCTATTGTTTTCATCGACTTCCAGAAAAAGCACTTTCGCCCGCTGGTGATAGAGGTAGCGGAAAACTGCATCCAAAAGTTTTTTTCCCAAGCCTTTTTGGCGAAATCGGGGATGAACAGCAATAGTGATAATTTCTGCCTCGTCGATAACCAACCGACAGAGGACAAAACCCAAAACCTTTCCGGGCTTGCCCTCGGGGCTCACGATAAAACCGGAAATTTGCGGATCAGCCAGAAATGAGGCAAAAACTGTTTCATCCCACGCATGATAAAATGATTGTTTGTGTATATCATGCAAGATATCACTATCATCCAATGTAATCGGCGTGACAATATATTCCGGTTTTGAAAAAAGTCCTGACCTCATTCCTTTTTCCTTGGCACGGAAAAACTCATTTGCGGTTTTGCATCTGCCTCGCGCAAATAAAGTGGTTTTGGTGAACCGTCGGGCAATTTGTTTTGCGACAATTTTGCAAAGCTTGCCACATCCGCAGCATCAAGAAAATAAACAGAACTTTCCTTAAAACCCGCCAAATGCGCTATAGCTCTGGAAAAGGGCCCTGCAAGAATTGCCTTCTCATCAAGCCCGGCGACAACGTCTTCGCAATTTTGCACTGTAGCAGGGGAAAGAGGCTGCAGTTTTTCATCAAAATCCTGCCGATACACCATGTTGCGGCCGGCATCTATCACAGCAATAATATGACTTTTTGGAAAAAATCCATGCGCTTCAAAGCCGATTGCTTCAAGCGAACTTACACCAATTGCCGGCTTTTCAAGTGCAAGAGCCAAGCCTCTGGCCGTAGCCACCCCAATGCGCACACCTGTAAAAGATCCCGGACCGATATTGACGGCAATACGGTCGATAGATGACAGCTCTATTTTTGCTAGACTGCACGCCTCAATGATTTGCCCTATCAACTTTTCGGCGTGCCCTTTACCAATTTTTTCGCTTATGCGCGCGACAATGCTGCCGTCTTTCATCAATGCAACGGCGCAATTCAAAGAAGCTGTATCTATGGCAAGCGTAATCATTTGCTGTCTATTAGACCATTGTTCACCGAAACAAAAGAACCGATAACCTTAAATCAATACGTTTTGAACTTTTCTTGGCTGATAGATCAAAATGATCAAAAATTCTTTTTTTCAAAACGGGAACGAAATATGGCAAAAATCAACAAAAATTGCCGGGCGATATTTCACAAATTTTATTTTCGAAGAGCTTGTATTTTTGTTTAGAACAAAAGCATCGGACTTGGAACAAAAATGTCAGGCAAAAATATATATGCAATGAAGAATATGAGGTGCGACATTAGAAAAAGTTATCGTATTTAATATGTCATGCATTTTATATAAATTTTCGTATTGATTTTTAATTCTTTATAAAAATAACTTTTAAGTGATTTTAATAATTATAATTTTCAGAATTATATGAATATTATTTATTTATATAAATTGTTTTGTGTTTAAAATTGATCAAAAAATTATGTCCTATTTGGATATTTTAAATGATAAAATTCTCAAATTTTTTACGGCTGATCAATGAAACCTTGTTTTTCAGTCAATCAATAATTATATATCATTCATAATAATTTTCTATATTATATAGAATATATTTTATATATAATAGCTATATCCCATTTTATCAATCGGCAAAATTTTTAGAATTAAAATAATTAAAAAATATAAGTTCATTATAATTTTTTATGAAACATCCATAAGTTTAGGTTATACAATTTATAATGGTAAAATATTTCCAAAATTAACTTATTTATTGTATATATTTGTTGTTGGATTATTTTTTATAAGGTGTATTCTATAAAGGCATCACCGCACTACCACTGGAACAGCTTGACACTGGTAGAAATTCCAAGCGGAACTTTCAGGCGTTTGGTGCGTTATATAGATACGCGGTTTAATTCAAGCGGAGATTATTATGATTAAAACACACAAAACTCGTAACGACATGCCTTCAAATACAAAAACAACTGCCATCGCGTTGTTAAACAAGAACCTCGCCACACTGATCGATTTGGCACTCGTTACAAAACAGGCCCACTGGAATTTGAAGGGGTCCAACTTTATTGGTGTCCACGAAATGTTGGATGGCTTTAGAGACGCAATTGACGAACACGTCGATATTCTCGCCGAACGCGTTGCTCAACTGGGCGGAACTGCTTTGGGCACTGTTCAAGAAGTTGCCGGTACGTCCAAACTGAAAGCATACCCGACAGACATTTATAAAGTGCATGATCATCTCTTAGCCTTGATCGAACGTTATGGCGATGCTGCCAATGATATGCGCAAAGCAATTGACGAAGCCGATGACGCAGGGGATGCAGACACTGCCGATATCTTTACCGCAGCGTCACGTGAACTTGATAAGAGCTTGTGGTTCCTTGAATCACATGTTCAGGAAGCTTAATTTCATTCTACCAAAAGAATGGAAATTCAGGATTCAAAGGAAGCAACCGCTGTTGCTTCCTTTTTTATATCCTCGACTGATAACTATTTATTCAAGGCCTTGACTGATAACCTCCCTTTTCCCGCAATTTGACGCAATACCGCATATTAAAATTGTTGTGTTTTTGCTAAATCAATAGTCATTCATTACGCGGAAAACTGGCGAATTTGTCCGGCTTGATACCGCCTCATTCTAACCAATTCTCATGAACTTCAAGCGATAATGCGCCATTTGTTTTGCGTTGTTTTTTGTGAAGCCGAAAACTCTATCTGAATTCGACAATAAAAATTGCCAGGTTAACCGGTGCGAGGAATCAACGCACAACCGAGATTTTTAATTATCCCGCGCGACAGCACAAAAATTCCTCTAACGAAAAATTTCAGAAATCCGGATTTCGCTAAAACGATAATTTTCGGTATTCGCGACATAAAACGGAAAACTGATGACGAGAGGAAAAGCTGTTGGTCATGCACGTTGTGGATAATAGTGCTCTCCCATCGGGTGCTTGAAACAGCTTGAAAAAATATTACCGGGCTTGGAGGTTGAAAATTTTTGTCTCTCACGAAAACCAATGTCGCTTATCTGCGAAGATGATAGCCTATTTCTGTTGGGCTTCTAGAGGATAAGCAGGTTGCAACTATACCGTACCTGTTTTCCGCAGTTTATCTTAAATTCGAATTCATATTCGTCCCCCAAGGGAAATACCTTTTCCTCAATGCCGGAGCTAACGTGAGGTCAAGTCAGGCTCGCGGTATACCTAGCTTATCCGGCCTTATTTTTAACAACCAGTTCTTCCAACATTTGGGTAGAGCCGGCTGGACGAGAAAATTTCTGAAATTCGCTAATGTTCGAGCCGGTTACTTTTTCGTTCCCTGAGTTGTCAGCAAGTCCATAGGGTGAGAGGCGAAGATTTCCGGACACTCTTTGTATAGTGGTTTTTTCCGGACACTCTGTATAGTGGCGTTTTACGGACTTTGTCCGGCGTTGCGTTCCAGCATCTCACTGGACATTAACTAGTCTATTTGCCGAGGTCTTCGCATTGGCGTCCAAGCAGGGTCTAGCGAATCTTCGGCCGACTCATGGCAACTGTTTATCCGGAACTATGCTCTTGAGCGAAAAACCGGTTTATAGCCTTTTGTAAAATAGCCTTTAGTTGAAAATTTAATCATTGTGGGCCGTTTACTAAGAACCACAAAAAAAAGCCCCGCTTGGTAGCGGGGCTTTCAACTGCTTAATTGTTACAAAATCGTATTATTGCGCAGGTGTTGCCGGTGTAGCAGGAGCAGCCTCTTCGGTCGAAGGTGCAGCTTCTGTTGAAGGTGCAACCGGACTACCACCCGGAACCTGATCAATAATATCAGGCTGAACAATACGGCCCGAACCGCCCATCAT
Proteins encoded in this window:
- the tsaB gene encoding tRNA (adenosine(37)-N6)-threonylcarbamoyltransferase complex dimerization subunit type 1 TsaB; this translates as MITLAIDTASLNCAVALMKDGSIVARISEKIGKGHAEKLIGQIIEACSLAKIELSSIDRIAVNIGPGSFTGVRIGVATARGLALALEKPAIGVSSLEAIGFEAHGFFPKSHIIAVIDAGRNMVYRQDFDEKLQPLSPATVQNCEDVVAGLDEKAILAGPFSRAIAHLAGFKESSVYFLDAADVASFAKLSQNKLPDGSPKPLYLREADAKPQMSFSVPRKKE
- the dps gene encoding DNA starvation/stationary phase protection protein Dps, which encodes MIKTHKTRNDMPSNTKTTAIALLNKNLATLIDLALVTKQAHWNLKGSNFIGVHEMLDGFRDAIDEHVDILAERVAQLGGTALGTVQEVAGTSKLKAYPTDIYKVHDHLLALIERYGDAANDMRKAIDEADDAGDADTADIFTAASRELDKSLWFLESHVQEA
- the rimI gene encoding ribosomal protein S18-alanine N-acetyltransferase, translated to MRSGLFSKPEYIVTPITLDDSDILHDIHKQSFYHAWDETVFASFLADPQISGFIVSPEGKPGKVLGFVLCRLVIDEAEIITIAVHPRFRQKGLGKKLLDAVFRYLYHQRAKVLFLEVDENNSAALALYKGFGFYEVGRRPGYYKTDKGHSDALIMRRTIQQKD